From Acidimicrobiales bacterium:
CCGGCTGGCCGGTGCGCTCGTCGATCTCGTCGGCGGGGGGTCATCGACCGCGTCCACCGACCGCTGACCGGTCTTGCGCGAGAAATCGACGGCCCGCGCCGTTGTGCCGGCATGAGCCTCGCTTCGCGACCCTCCGTCCTCCGCGTCTCCGTTCCCGTCGCCCTCCTCGCCGGGCTGCTGGCGGCCTTCCTGCCGGGCCCGGCCCGGGCGTCGAACGATCCGCTCTTCGCCCAGCAATGGGCCCTGACCCGCATCGGCGCCCCCGCTGCGTGGACGGCGAGCACGGGGGCCGGCGTACGCATCGGAATCGTCGACACCGGCGTCGACCTCACCCACGAGGACCTGGCCGGCCAGGTCGTGGCGTCGGTCAACTGCATCGGGTCCAAGGGCGACGCCTCCAAGTGCTCGGGATCGGCGCAGGACGACAACGGCCACGGCACGCACGTGGCCGGCATCGCGGCGGCGGTGAAGGACAACGGCAAGGGCGTGGCCGGCGTGGCGCCCGGCGCCCGCCTCGTCGTGGCCAAGGCACTCGACGCCTCCGGCTCGGGCACGACCGAGGACATCAACGCCGGCATCCACTGGGTCGTCGATCACGGCGCCCAGGTCGTGAGCCTGAGCCTGGGCGGCGACTTCCTTATCGACAGCGTCTTCGGGACGTCGCTGGCCGAGGGCATCGAGTACGCATGGTCCCGGGGGGCCGTCCCCGTCCTGGCCGCGGGCAACACCAACCTCCTCGGCCTCGGCCTGCTCGGCGGCTCGCAGTACGGGACGCTGCCGGCGATCGTCGTCGGGGCGACCGGTCCCACGGACGTGGTGGCGAGCTACTCGAGCCCGCTCGGCAACGCCCGCTGGGCCGTCGTGGCACCCGGCGGGGCGGGTGGCGGCGACGAGTCGGCGAACGTGCTGTCGACCTACGCCGTCGCCGGTGAGCAGAACCAGTACAGGGCGCTCGCCGGGACGTCGATGGCCACGCCCCATGTCGCGGCCACGGTGGCCCTCGTCCTCGCCCAGGGCTTGTCGCCCCAGGCGGCGGTGGACCGCGTTCTGGCAACTGCCGACAAGGGGATCGCCTGCGGCAGCCTCCTCGGGTCGACGTGCGCAGGCAGGCTGAACGCGGCGGCCGCCACCGGCGCGGCGCCGGTGTCCACGTCGGCCCCCACCGGTGGGGGCGGCCTGTTGGGGATCCCGCTCCCGCTCGGCCTCGGGCGCGGGCTGTAGCCCTCCGGTTCCGTCCCGCCGGCTACGAGGCCGGTTCGAGGCGGTACAGGCCGGTCGACAGGGACAGCACGTAGAGGTCGCCGGCGGCGTCCTCCCCGAACGAGGCCACGCTGTCGACCGTGACATCGAGGGCCACGGCGCGCCGCGAACCGGCGGATTCCGGCATGAGCGCCTGGAGCTCGCCCTTGCAGAAGTCGGCGAACACGTAGCTGCCGCGCAGGCCGGGGATGAGGCTACCCCGGTACACGTAGCCGCCCGTGACCGAGCAGTTGCCGCCCCCGTTGGGATACTCGTGGACGGGCGCCACCGCCCCCGCCGGCGCCGTCCCCGAGAAGTGCCGGGTTCCCTCGAGCCGGTTCCAGCCGTAGTTCTGGCCGCCTCCGGCAGGAGCCTCGACGGCGTCGACCTCCTCGACGGAGCTCTGCCCGACGTCGCCGATCCACAGCGCGCCGGTCTGGCGGTCGAAGGTGAAGCGCCACGGGTTCCGCAGCCCGTAGGCCCAGATCTCGGGCCGGGCCCCCGAGCGGGACGCGAACGGGTTCCCAGGCGGGATGGTGTACGGGCGCCCCCCATCGGGGCGTGGGTCGATGCGCAGGATCTTTCCGAGCAGGGTGTCGAGACGTTGGGCGTTGCCGTGCGGATCGCCCCCGCTCCCGCCGTCGCCGAGACCGATGTAGAGGAATCCGTCGGGGCCGAAGAGGACCTGGCCGCCGTTGTGGTTGGCAAACGGCTGGTTTACGGAGAGCAGCTCGCGGCGGGAGGCGGGGTCGGCTCGCCCGCCGGCGAACGCGTACTCGACGACGTGGGTGTCGCCCGCCGGGTCGGTGTAGTCGACGTACAGACGGTCGCCGGCAGGAGAGAAGACGAGGCCGAGGAGCCCCTGCTCGGGGCCGGTGGACACCTTTCCAGACAGGTCCAGGACCGGCACGGGGTCGACCGCCGTGCCGCGAAGGGCCTTGACCCTGCCCGACTTCTCGGCCACGTAGATGGTGTCCTCGCCGCGCCGGACGGCAAGGGCGAGGGCTCCGCCGTCGAACTCGGCGACCTTCACCGCCCGTATCGCGGGCGGCCCGGCGGGCCCGGCAGTGGTCCCCGTGGCGGCGGATCCGCCTGTGCCCGAGGTCGGCGACATCGGCGACGTCGGCGACGTGGGTGGCGCGGCAGTCGGCACCGAGCGTTCGAGCTCGTCGTCTCCGCCGCCGCACGCCGACAGCAGGAGGGCCACGAGCGCACCGGCGAACGCCGCCGTCACCCGGTCGAGGTGGCGAGCGCGTCGACGTCCGTCGCGCCGGGCCATCGGCCGATCGTACGGCTGGTGGCCGCCTACGGGATCTCGGGCGCGCCCCTCGCTCGGCGGCCGAGAGCGGTCGCCA
This genomic window contains:
- a CDS encoding S8 family serine peptidase, coding for MSLASRPSVLRVSVPVALLAGLLAAFLPGPARASNDPLFAQQWALTRIGAPAAWTASTGAGVRIGIVDTGVDLTHEDLAGQVVASVNCIGSKGDASKCSGSAQDDNGHGTHVAGIAAAVKDNGKGVAGVAPGARLVVAKALDASGSGTTEDINAGIHWVVDHGAQVVSLSLGGDFLIDSVFGTSLAEGIEYAWSRGAVPVLAAGNTNLLGLGLLGGSQYGTLPAIVVGATGPTDVVASYSSPLGNARWAVVAPGGAGGGDESANVLSTYAVAGEQNQYRALAGTSMATPHVAATVALVLAQGLSPQAAVDRVLATADKGIACGSLLGSTCAGRLNAAAATGAAPVSTSAPTGGGGLLGIPLPLGLGRGL
- a CDS encoding PQQ-dependent sugar dehydrogenase; the encoded protein is MARRDGRRRARHLDRVTAAFAGALVALLLSACGGGDDELERSVPTAAPPTSPTSPMSPTSGTGGSAATGTTAGPAGPPAIRAVKVAEFDGGALALAVRRGEDTIYVAEKSGRVKALRGTAVDPVPVLDLSGKVSTGPEQGLLGLVFSPAGDRLYVDYTDPAGDTHVVEYAFAGGRADPASRRELLSVNQPFANHNGGQVLFGPDGFLYIGLGDGGSGGDPHGNAQRLDTLLGKILRIDPRPDGGRPYTIPPGNPFASRSGARPEIWAYGLRNPWRFTFDRQTGALWIGDVGQSSVEEVDAVEAPAGGGQNYGWNRLEGTRHFSGTAPAGAVAPVHEYPNGGGNCSVTGGYVYRGSLIPGLRGSYVFADFCKGELQALMPESAGSRRAVALDVTVDSVASFGEDAAGDLYVLSLSTGLYRLEPAS